GTCCGGCGCCAACCGCGCCGTGTTCCTGATCGCGCCCATGCTGACCTTCCTGCTGGCGCTGGTCGCCTGGGCGGTCATTCCCTTCGGCGACGGCATGGTGCTGTCCGACATCAATGTCGGCGTGCTGTACCTGTTCGCCATCAGCTCGCTGGGTGTCTACGGCATCATCATGTCGGGCTGGGCGTCCAACTCCAAGTACGCCTTCCTGGGCGGCCTGCGGTCCGCAGCACAGATGGTCAGCTACGAGGTCTCCATCGGCTTCGTCATCATCACCGTGCTGCTGTGCGTCGGCTCGCTGAATCTGTCGGACGTGGTGAAGGCGCAGACCCACCTGTGGTTCTGCATCCCGCTGTTCCCCATGTTCGTCGTGTTCTTCATCTCGGCCCTGGCGGAAACCAACCGCGCCCCGTTCGATCTGCCGGAAGGCGAGTCGGAACTGGTCGGCGGTTTCCACACCGAATACTCGGCCATGGCCTTCGCCCTGTTCTTCCTGGGCGAATACATCAGCATGATCCTGATGAGCGGCATGACCTCGGTGCTGTTCCTGGGCGGTTGGCTGGCCCCGTTCGGCCTGACCTTCATCCCCGGCCCGCTGTGGTTCATCGCCAAGATCTGCTTCTGCCTGTTCGTGTTCATCTGGGTGCGCGGCACGCTGCCCCGCTACCGGTATGACCAGCTGATGCGCCTGGGCTGGAAGGTCTTCCTGCCGTTCTCGCTGATCTGGGTGATTTTGACCGCCGGCGTGCTGGTCTACTTCGACCTGCTGCCGAAGTAAGCCCTGGGTTTCTACGCGTATGACCGCGGGGGGAGCCGCCCCCCGCATCAAGGAATGAGGTGACGACATGGCCTGGCTCGATCGCACGGCGCGCGGCCTGTTCATGACCGAGTTGGTGAAGGGCTTCGCCCTGACCTTCAGCTACATGTTCAAGCCCAGGGTGACCATCAACTACCCGTATGAGCGCAGCCCGCTGAGCCCGCGCTTCCGTGGTGAGCATGCGCTGCGCCGCTATCCCAACGGGGAAGAGCGCTGCATCGCCTGCAAGCTGTGCGAAGCGGTGTGCCCGGCCCTGGCCATCACCATCGAGGCGGAACCGCGCGAGGACGGCTCGCGGCGGACCACCCGCTACGACATCGACATGACGAAGTGCATCTACTGCGGCCTGTGCCAGGAGGCCTGCCCGGTGGACGCCATCGTCGAAGGCCCCAACCTGAACTACGCCACCGAGACCCGTGAGGAGCTTTTCTACAACAAGGAAAAGCTGCTGGATAACGGCGACCGGTGGGAGCCCCTGCTGGCGGCCAACATCGCCGCCGACGCGCCCTATCGCTGATCCGCATCTTAACTTCTGACGCCTGACCCCGTGACGCCCGCGCGCGGGACCGCCCGCGCCAACGACCCAGCAATGGGCCCGGTTACCGGAGAGAAATCTTGATCGCCAACGTCCGCAACCCGCACCGGGAGGAGAGCCGCCGATGATACTGCCCGCTCTCGTCTTCTATCTGTTCGCCGCCGTGCTGGTGCTGTCCGGCATGCTGGTGATCACGGCCCGTAACCCGGTGCACTCCGTCCTGTTCCTGATCCTGGCCTTCTTCAACGCGGCCGGCCTGTTCGTCCTGATCGGGGCGGAATTCGTGGCGATGATCCTGGTGATCGTCTACGTGGGCGCCGTGGCGGTGTTGTTCCTGTTCGTCGTCATGATGCTGGACATCAACTTCCATGAGCTTCGGAAAGGCTTCATGCGCTACCTGCCGGCCGGATTGGTCGTCGGGGCGGCGCTGCTGGCCGAGCTGGGGCTCAGCATCTACTACTGGACCCCGTCGGGCCCGTCCGACAGCGTGCGCGCCGCGCCGACGCCGGAAAGCGTGGGCAACGCCCAGGCGCTGGGCGACCTGATCTACACCCAGTACGCCTATGTGTTCGAGGCCTCGGGCCTGGTGCTGCTGGTCGCCATGATCGGCGCCATCGTGCTGACGCTGCGCAACCGCAAGGGCGTGCGCCGCCAGGTCATCGCCGACCAGCTGGCCCGTCGTCGTGAAGACGTGGTGGCCGTGGTCAAGGTCCCGACCGGGGAGGGCGTGTAAGCCATGGAAAATTTCGCGGATATCGGTCTTGGCCACTACCTCGCCGTGGCGGCCATCCTGTTCATCCTGGGCGTGTTCGGCATTTTCCTGAACCGCCGCAACGTCATCATCATCCTGATGTCGGTCGAGCTGATCCTTCTGGCCGTGAACATCAACCTCGTCGCCTTCTCCGTCTTCCTGCACGATCTGGTGGGACAGGTCTTCGCCCTGTTCATCCTGACCGTGGCGGCGGCGGAGGCCGCGATCGGCCTCGCCATCCTCGTCATCTACTTCCGCAACCGTGGCTCGATCGCGGTTGAGGACATCAACCTGATGAAGGGTTGAGGGCCATGGAAATCATCGCAGCCATCTTCCTGCCGCTCCTGGCGTCCTTCATCGCCGGCTTCTTCGGCCGCCGTATCGGTGACCGGGGCTCTCAGCTGGTCACCTGCGGCGCCATGCTGGTGACGCTGGCCCTGTCCATCCACCTGTTCATCGACGTCGCCATCAACGGCAACGCCCAGACCATTCCTCTGGCCACCTGGATCGCCAGCGGCACCTTCCACCTGGATTGGGCCCTGCGCGTCGATACCCTGACGGCGGTCATGCTGATCGTGGTCAACGGCGTGTCCACCATGGTGCACATCTACTCCGTCGGCTACATGAGCCATGATCCGGACAAGCCCCGGTTCATGTCCTACCTCAGCCTGTTCACCTTCATGATGCTCATGCTGGTGACCGCGGACAACCTGCTGCAGATGTTCTTCGGCTGGGAGGGTGTGGGTGTCGCGTCATACCTGCTGATCAATTTCTGGTTCGAGAAGAAGAGCGCCAACGACGCCTCCATGAAGGCGATGCTGGTGAATCGCGTGGGCGACTTCGGCTTCGCGCTGGGCATCATGGCCGTGTTCGTGATCTTCGGCACGATCGACTTCAACCCGATCTTCGGTGCCGCCGCCTCCAAGGCGCATGACACCTTCAACTTCCTGGGCATGCACGTGTCCGCTCTGGACTGCGCCTGCCTGCTGCTGTTCGTCGGCGCCATGGGCAAGTCGGCCCAGCTGGGCCTGCACACCTGGCTGCCGGACGCGATGGAAGGCCCGACGCCGGTGTCGGCCCTCATTCACGCCGCCACCATGGTGACCGCTGGCGTGTTCATGCTGGCCCGTATGAGCCCGGTGTTTGAATACGCCCCGGTGGCGCTGGAAGTGGTGACGGTGCTGGGGGCGCTTACCGCCTTCGCCGCCGCGACGATCGGCATGACCCAGTTCGACATCAAGCGCGTCATCGCCTATTCGACGATGAGCCAGCTGGGCTACATGTTCTTCGCCATCGGCGTGTCGGCCTACCAGGCCGCCGTGTTCCACCTAATGACCCACGCCTTCTTCAAGGCCCTGCTGTTCCTGGGCGCCGGCTCCGTCATCCACGCCATGTCCGGTGAACAGGACATGCGCAAGATGGGCGGCATCGCCAAGCTGATCCCCTTCACTTACGTGGTGATGTGGATCGGCAACCTGGCCCTGGCCGGTATCGGCATTCCTTGGATCAACATCGGTTTCGCCGGCTTCTACTCCAAGGATATCATCCTGGAGGCCGCGTACGCCTCGGGCACCGGCGTGGGCCACTTCGCCTACTGGCTGGGCATCGCCGCCGCCTTCATGACCGCCTTCTATTCCTGGCGCCTGCTGATCATGACTTTCCATGGCAAGCCGCGCGCTTCCAAGGAAGTGATGGATCACGTGCATGAGTCGCCCGTGGTCATGACCGGTCCGTTGACCGTGCTGGCCATCGGCGCCCTGGTCGCCGGCTTTGTGGGCTACAACGCCTTCGTCGGGCATGAGGCCCGGCCGGAGTTCTGGCGTGGCGCCATCGCCGTGCTGCACAGCCATGACAGCATCCACGCCGCCCATGAGGGGCCGGAGTGGGTAGGCATCCTGCCGCTGATCGTGGGCGTGGCCGGTATCTTCCTGGCTTGGCTCTGTTACTCGGCGGTTCCCAGCATCCCGGCGGCCTTCGTCCGCGCGGTGAAGCCGCTGCACGCCCTGGTCTTCAACAAGTACTTCTTCGACCAGCTGTACGACGTGGTGTTCGTGAAGCCCGCCGTGCTGCTCGGTTTCGGCCTGTGGAAGGCCGGTGACGGCGCCATCATCGACGGCCTCGGCCCCGATGGCGTCGCCAAGACCACCCGTGGCGTGGCCGCCGGCGTCAGCCGTCTGCAGTCCGGGTACGTGTACCACTATGCATTCGCCATGGTGATCGGCGTGGTTGCGCTGGTCGGCTGGTTCTACTTCAAGCACTGAGCAGGACGAGGCATATAAGATGGCTGATTGGCCGATCCTGTCGCTGACGACGTTCCTTCCGTCGATTGGCGCCCTACTCATCCTGCTGGTGCGCGGCGAGGAGAAATCGGTGGCACGCAACGCCAAGGCGATCGCGCTTTGGACGTCGCTCATCACCTTTGCGGTCTCCTTGTGCATCCTGGCGAAGTTCGATCCCTCCAGCGCCGGCTTCCAGCTGGTTGAAGAGCATGCATGGCTGCCCGCCCTGGGCATCCAGTACCTGCGCGGCATCGACGGCATCTCCGTCTGGTTCGTGCTGGCCTCCACCTTCCTCACGCCCATCTGCATCCTGGCTTCCTGGGACAGCATCGAGAAGCGGGTGAAGGAATACATGATGGCGCTCCTGCTGCTGGAGACCATGCTGGTCGGCATGTTCACGGCGCTGGACTTCATCCTGTTCTACATCTTCTTCGAAGGTGTCCTGCTGCCGATGTTCCTGATGATCGGTGTGTGGGGTGGCCCGGGCCGCATCTACGCCGCCTACAAGTTCTTCATCTACACCTTCATCGGTTCCGTCCTGATGCTGCTGGCGATCATCGCCATGTACCTGCAGGTCGGCACGATGGACATGCGGGTGATGCTGGACCACACCTTCGACCCGTCGATGCAGAAGATCCTGTGGCTGGCCTTCTTCGCGGCCTTCGCGGTGAAGACGCCGATGTGGCCCTTCCATACCTGGCTGCCCTTCGCCCACGTGGAGGCGCCGACCGCCGGCTCCGTCATGCTGGCCGGCGTCATGCTGAAGATGGGCGGCTACGGCCTGATCCGCGCCAACCTGCAGATGCTGCCGGTCGGTTCGGCCACCTACACC
The DNA window shown above is from Azospirillaceae bacterium and carries:
- the nuoH gene encoding NADH-quinone oxidoreductase subunit NuoH, translated to MADFLALHLGMPLAGATLLAIVLKILAIMVPLLICMAMLTYAERKVLGAIQLRQGPNMVGPFGLLQPFADGLKLLSKETIIPSGANRAVFLIAPMLTFLLALVAWAVIPFGDGMVLSDINVGVLYLFAISSLGVYGIIMSGWASNSKYAFLGGLRSAAQMVSYEVSIGFVIITVLLCVGSLNLSDVVKAQTHLWFCIPLFPMFVVFFISALAETNRAPFDLPEGESELVGGFHTEYSAMAFALFFLGEYISMILMSGMTSVLFLGGWLAPFGLTFIPGPLWFIAKICFCLFVFIWVRGTLPRYRYDQLMRLGWKVFLPFSLIWVILTAGVLVYFDLLPK
- the nuoI gene encoding NADH-quinone oxidoreductase subunit NuoI, translating into MAWLDRTARGLFMTELVKGFALTFSYMFKPRVTINYPYERSPLSPRFRGEHALRRYPNGEERCIACKLCEAVCPALAITIEAEPREDGSRRTTRYDIDMTKCIYCGLCQEACPVDAIVEGPNLNYATETREELFYNKEKLLDNGDRWEPLLAANIAADAPYR
- a CDS encoding NADH-quinone oxidoreductase subunit J, with the translated sequence MILPALVFYLFAAVLVLSGMLVITARNPVHSVLFLILAFFNAAGLFVLIGAEFVAMILVIVYVGAVAVLFLFVVMMLDINFHELRKGFMRYLPAGLVVGAALLAELGLSIYYWTPSGPSDSVRAAPTPESVGNAQALGDLIYTQYAYVFEASGLVLLVAMIGAIVLTLRNRKGVRRQVIADQLARRREDVVAVVKVPTGEGV
- the nuoK gene encoding NADH-quinone oxidoreductase subunit NuoK is translated as MENFADIGLGHYLAVAAILFILGVFGIFLNRRNVIIILMSVELILLAVNINLVAFSVFLHDLVGQVFALFILTVAAAEAAIGLAILVIYFRNRGSIAVEDINLMKG
- the nuoL gene encoding NADH-quinone oxidoreductase subunit L; this translates as MEIIAAIFLPLLASFIAGFFGRRIGDRGSQLVTCGAMLVTLALSIHLFIDVAINGNAQTIPLATWIASGTFHLDWALRVDTLTAVMLIVVNGVSTMVHIYSVGYMSHDPDKPRFMSYLSLFTFMMLMLVTADNLLQMFFGWEGVGVASYLLINFWFEKKSANDASMKAMLVNRVGDFGFALGIMAVFVIFGTIDFNPIFGAAASKAHDTFNFLGMHVSALDCACLLLFVGAMGKSAQLGLHTWLPDAMEGPTPVSALIHAATMVTAGVFMLARMSPVFEYAPVALEVVTVLGALTAFAAATIGMTQFDIKRVIAYSTMSQLGYMFFAIGVSAYQAAVFHLMTHAFFKALLFLGAGSVIHAMSGEQDMRKMGGIAKLIPFTYVVMWIGNLALAGIGIPWINIGFAGFYSKDIILEAAYASGTGVGHFAYWLGIAAAFMTAFYSWRLLIMTFHGKPRASKEVMDHVHESPVVMTGPLTVLAIGALVAGFVGYNAFVGHEARPEFWRGAIAVLHSHDSIHAAHEGPEWVGILPLIVGVAGIFLAWLCYSAVPSIPAAFVRAVKPLHALVFNKYFFDQLYDVVFVKPAVLLGFGLWKAGDGAIIDGLGPDGVAKTTRGVAAGVSRLQSGYVYHYAFAMVIGVVALVGWFYFKH